TTAGATATTTAGTTGTGACcgttaaggttagggttagaggtaGGGGCTAGGCAATGCATGGTATCAATGAGCGTCCTCACAGCTATAACAAAaccagttttcatttgtgtgcgtgtgtgttaatCCTGAGCTGCAGTGAGGAAGAGACGTCCCTTAGTGATCTCAGCTTAGTAAGGTGACTCATAAACTCGTCtctacacacagacagactacTCTATGCCTGTTTGATATATCTGGCTCTTTTAAACAGACAGTGCTGTTAAATtcactgtggtgtgtgtgtgtgtgtgtgtgtgtgtgtgtgtgtgtgtgtgtgtgtgtgtgtgtgtgtgtgtgtgtgtgtgtgtgtgtgtgtgtgtgtgtgtgtgtgtgtgcgtgcttgaTGATAGTCATATGATGTGGAGGAGACACAGGGTGGTATACTGTTCGGGCCTGTTGCTTTtgacaaaataaactacagttaCATAATGTCCgtgtgcttgcatgtgtgtatgttttttgtaCTATGAGTGTTAATATTAAACTTCATCATCACAGAGGCCACAATGATCATTTCTCACTGTATGTCAGTGTGCTCGGGCTAAATATGGGACTGTGATTGGTGAGTTAGGACAGAGAAGTTGGCCAACAGAGTTATGTAAAATGACAGATAAGAAGGGAGGAAGTCTTAAATTAGTCAAATATGTTCTGTTTACGAGGAACTTCTGCTTTTGACAGATAATGCTTCTCTGAGCATCAGTTACTCACTTATATTTAGCCAGCGAGGTGTAAATAGCATTGTATGTGGTTGTAGTAGATTGTGTACTACATGCAATTCATCCTAAAGCTCCAGTGGTGATGGACTTAGATTTTCTGAAGCCTGTTTGGTGGATTAGTGGTCTAATTGAATTCTAATTGACCTTTAggatgacttttattttttagtgtAGGAAaacttgaatttaaaaaatgtgaagcTCTAAAACAGTAAGTGGTGTGTTGGTGTTAGTTTCTCAGTGAATCAAACTAAGCTCGACACAGTAACGTGGTCTGAGGCTGAATGGAGCTCTCTGATCTGCTGTCCTATTCAACCACAGTGAAGAATTTCATTTCTGACTTTCCATGCCTCTCCTTTCCCTCCACCACATCATTTACACCGCTCATTTATCTGATCGAGGGTGGAGGGCTGCTTGTTTGCTGGCACCCCCCCCAACATCCCATTTTAGATCAaggaacaaaacagacaaagccctttgtgtgtgtttttatataatcCTGAAGGCTGTAGGACTGTTTATATCAACAAAGATTTTTCCGAAGCCTCAAAAGCACAGATCCAGCACACCAccaccacagtgtgtgtgttggaaatGATAATTATCTCTCTTAGCAACAAAATCCAAAAACAGACGCGTCACTAAAATTGCACAACACTGATTATAAAAGAGTTCTTAGTGAATAACACGTCctaatgtgtaaatgtacttttaagAAGCTGTAACTGTCTATTTCATTGATAGTGACTTCACTCTTAAAGGGGCAGTACTATTTTAAGGTTAATAAGTGGCCATCATGCAGTAAATGCTGGACAGTTTTGGTTTTGTCGTccaaataaaggcaaaaactATCAGAACCCTTTGGAACGAGGCCGCTTTGTTGACTCTTCATGACGTATTTGGCCTTAAAAATATCGAAAGAGCGACCCCTGAATAGACAGTTCATCCTCCATCTACATCTggtttgtgtatatatatgtgtgtgtgtgtgtgtgtgtgcgctgacAGTAGGCCACTGATGTGTGGTGAGAATGTGTGATATTCCCCAGTGAGCAGAGAAAAGTACACTCCCAGCACTCAGTAGCTTCTTCTCCCTGTTGCATAACACTCCTCTAGGGTGAAAGCATGGCTTGTGAGCGTGCCTGCAAGTGTACATTGACTAGTGAGGACCGCAGGCTGTTGTTTAGACCATCGTGAATGTAACGTGGGACAATAGCTTAATGTTTATCACACGTGGGACTGCTACGTGTGAGACTGTCTGGATAGACGCGGATCTGAATGAACTACAGTGTTTggatttgtattgtattttgaCGTGCAGTACCCTCAGCAGATATCTGATCTGCTTAGCGTATCATAATCAAAACACGTATTTACAGGCAGGTGTTTGCCAACAGCACTTTTTCACGGATACAGCTCCATATTACTGCTCACCAGTCGCACagtttcacatttcttttatgGATTGAAAGCCTGAAACTTGTACATATCACTCTGTCATGTGCTTGTTTTTAGTCAGAACTAATTTGAAAGCTAATGCAAAAGCAGTGACTAACATTCGGTGCATACATTTTCAGAACAGCATGTTGGTGGCAGCAATGAACTTACAAAGTAAGTAGGGCTTCTTTCTCCCAAAAATAGCACCGTTTCCATTTCTGTCAGCAGTCTGCGATagtaaatgtcaaaaataatacTTATACTCTCTACACTGTTCAGATCTGACCAGcacaaattaaagaaagaaacctcAAATTAAAATCTGGTTAATGTGGAAATGTAGTGACAGGTCAAACGGACAACACAAATATACTGCTGCAGTTACAGGGAGAGCAGTGCTCCTTGGAAAACTTTAGTGACAAAAGAGAAGATTAAACAATCAATCATTAAGATTGCAGTAACTGGAAAAAGACCAAGGTCAGAGTTGGAGTTGTCCTTCAACTGaatcataaaaacaaatgtgatattGGCGGAGGCAGCAATTTTTCAGACATACGACCTGTTGTATTTCTAGTGTTACATCAGGGCTAATACACAGTATGAACAGAATGTGcagagtttttatttccagtgtttGGGAGAAACACaaggagagatagagaaagaaaagcgAGCTCATTCTCAGAATAGCACACCACCACAACGAGCCCTCTGTTTGTTATGGCCTTCAGCCCTCAGCTCCGTTTcctctgcatgtctgtgtgtctccacGCTGTTCTAGCCTGGTGGAGGCTGTTCTTAGTTTGCACGGACCTCCTCTCACTGAGCCTGCACGAAGATGTGAGCGcggagaggggagggggggggagagaaggggaaggaaggaaagggaggaggagaaaaagaacaCACTGTCAGCAGTGTTGGTCAGCACCAGGAAGccagtgtgagagtgtgtgagagggtggacctgtgtgtgtgtttgtgtgtattgagTCTGGAGCACTGTGCCCAGCTGTCTACAGCTCAGGCGTCACACTTTAGACATGGCAAACCGGACATCCAGCTGTTACGTGCATTTTCCTCTTATGTTTCATTACTTTACTGAGGAGTAACCTAATGTAGCCTAATACTGGCCACTGAGACTGCTGTGGACACGGAGGAGGCAGGATAAAATAGAACGTCACACCATTaatttatcaataaataaatctgttattTTAACCTTGATCCCAAGTTGATCCCTCTATGTTGCTTCGTAGGCCAGGATCCGAGTCCCACGTCATGTGTAGGCGGATTCAGAAAACAACTGCTGgatgttttcaagtcaaatatttttaaatgtcccTCAAGAACCATGAGCATTCTTGATATGGTCACAGAGCAGAGGGATTTGAATGCTATTTTACGGTTTGAGGTGTTTTGCTATTTTAGGCTAATTTTTGTGCTTTCCTGTGTTCCAGATATCTGGTCTCTGGGGGTGATCCTGTACATGCTGGTGTGTGGAGTCCCTCCCTTCCAGGAAACCAATGACAGCGAGACTCTTGTCATGATTCTCGACTGTCGCTACTCCATCCCCGAACATGTCTCGGGCGACTGCAGAGAGTGAGTATAATCGCACGGACAAAGCAGGGGTGAAGGCTGTTCcccaataaaaaataaattatgtgtgACATATATCATATCTCTGTATGTTTTACGTCTCGATTGTAAAGTCGGATTCTCTCCCAATGGGTTTGTGCTGTTAAATAGATACGATGAGTCACCCTGTCTCAAAAAACTGCTGACCGTAAAATCATCTTATTAGTGTGTTTCAGTGGATAATTTTAGTGTCCTAGTTGTCTCAAGCCTGTTTGAAGCTTCACTGAACACTTCCTCTGCTTTTCTTCCATACAGAATATGTCTGTGGCCTTTAAACCGTCAGCCAGTTTTGTcagagacacacaagcacactccTACATAACCTTCACTCCTTGCACCTTGAATCCAAAATACATACACCTCAGACTGTCCTCAGCTCACAGGACTTCAGAATGAACATAGATAAGTTTGGAGGTTGAACTACTGGCTACCAGCTTGAAGTCATCAACGTAATAAGTGGGTCTATACTAAACCTATGAAAGCGAAACGGCAAACTGGAGCCCACTCCAATCCAAAAGGTGACAGTTATGTCAccatgttctttttttcatgtAGTTCACTTCCAGTGAGATGTAACGGTTCTGCACTTTTTGCTTCTGGTCGTTTGGTTGTGTGGTTCCCTAATGGCCACTGAGCTGGTTTTCTGAAAAGCGCTGACTGTTGCACTTGGTGATGCTGTATCCGTACAATCAGAGTCAAACCAGCATTATTCTTAAAATATCATGATGGTTAAGTAATTGCACcataacagaaacaaaacagcagtaCATGTCGTTCTTTTTGTGAAAGCTCGCTCAATGAGCGCCTTTATACACCTATTAATATCCTGTTTAAGTGATTTGTCAGATTTTGTtcaactgcaaacacaacctgcAACATCTAGTCAGAAGACTTAGCCCCCGgtcacacagctgtttatttgattttagaAAAAGAGCATCTTAGAACAGAAAAACCTTGTGGACATTAAGGGTGGAATAGATCAGCTCCCACTAAGGTTACACAGTGTCAGAACAacaaatatgtgtatgtatcttattaaacaaaaaataacaaatgttgttttctccaTCAGCCTGATCTCCAGGATGCTGCAGAAGAATCCATGTCGCCGCGCCTCGCTCGAGGAAATCGAGGATCACGACTGGCTGAAGGGGTTGGATAATGCCCTGCTCAGCCCGGAAGCCCCACCACACTGGCTCTCTGGGGCACTGTCTCCCAGCTCTCCCCGCTCTGGCATGCCCGAGTGTGGGGACCTGCTTGTTGCAAGGTCCTCTCTTCAGCATGGGTTTACAGGACCCTGGCAGCCCAGTCTGAGCATCACCCTCCGTCCACCTCCAGCTGAGGAGCCTCCACTTCCCAAGAACCTGCCTGCACTGCAGCAGAtctgtgaggaggaggaggaggaggaggaggaggatgaagaggatgaagaagaagaggaggaggaggagggcagtTTGGAAAAAGAGGGGGAAAGTGTTGCATCTTCATTAGTAGCAGAACCAGAAAAAGAAGCTGAGGAGAAGTTTGATGAGGCAGATGgcgaagaagaaagaaaagaagacataGTGGTGattctggaggaggaggtggcggaCAAAGAGGAGGGAGCagtggaaaaagacagagacagtgagtgTGTGATTTCAGACCAACCGGTCAGTCACGGAGACAAAGGAATCCACAACACGGGGGCTCCACCACCATCTCTGCCTGGTTTGGTCGTCCCGTGCTGTCAGGGGCAGCCAGACGTCACaaccacagaggaagagagagacgaAGAAGAacccaacaacaacaccaacaaacggcctccctccatctctgcatCCTCTGCTAGACTCAACCTGAACGGTaaggaggcagaaagagaaggagaacaagacggaaaaacagaggaggggagaagaGGCGACACCCTGACAGACAGATCTCAAACCCACAACGCACTGGGGACCCGGGATGAGGCTGCTGCGAGGGCGGAGCAGGGGAAACGGCACAGCATAAAGCTGCGTGAGAGACTCTTCCAGTTCCCTCTGTGTGAGAAAGCTCTGGCCTTCAACATACCAACACACAACAAGCCCAAGATCCTCCCGCTGGCTCAGTACAACTGCTGCCATGTGCTATAAATGAAACGGGTCCGGGTGCTATCTGCGACGTGCTGCTCACTCACTCGGGACACGCGGGCTGTTTAGCAGTCTGCAGGTGGCTGTCGACTGAGCACAAACCATGTGAAGTGGCAACCCACTCAGCTCCCTGCTGAGCCTTTCGCTGCAGAGACCCAGAGGCATGACAGCAAAGGCcctcagcacacacaggatgggACATGTACAGCTTCATACCTACAACCACTCAGTTTACCGGAGTGTGCTAATGTAATCAACATTGTTTTACGCTAGAGGTGGTGTTCAGCACAGTAGTCAGACTTAGTAGAGCCTCTTCCATTTGCTGCTGTGTACAGATACAACCGCAGAATACCAATGACTAGACTGTGTCTAATCTGTAGCTTAGAACCAATACTGAGATCACCTGtacaggagagagggagcactGGAGAGAGCAGACGACAAGAGATCAACAGAAAGACGGCCACAGTTCGTACTGAATAAGCTATAGTCCTGTTTTGTTCGTTCAAATGGTGCCTACATTGATCAAATGGGTTTCATACTGTGTGTGGCCACCGTGTCATTTTAGCTCTGACTGTAAAAAGCTCTGAAGGTCAGAATATTCTCGCATGTGCACTCAGAAGATCCACGacttcatattttatattatatgaatTAGAATAAACTTTGAACCAGCTTCTGCTACAGAGTAGcacctgtttcctcctccctttGCACAAcctgtttgtcatgtttgtttgaaaGCTCTTTATATATAAGCTCTTTAACGAAAGACTGAGACTGTTATGATAGGATACTATATAAGAAATGCTTAGAGCTGAGATGATACGACCTGTTCCTATAGTCCTAAAGTCTTATTGATAGAATGACCTGATAAACTGTATGATACTGTCTGTAGGTTCTTGAACTGGGATGCAGGTCTTCCTTGGCGTTTGAAGGTCTTTTTAATTATACtgaacatttgaatatttaacCATAGCAGTTTTATTTTGGACGCAGTTCCatgctatattttattttctataacgTGAC
This DNA window, taken from Anabas testudineus chromosome 6, fAnaTes1.2, whole genome shotgun sequence, encodes the following:
- the snrkb gene encoding SNF related kinase b, translating into MDSSGEMTHDGHVNPTCSTGRSDLSGLYHLGRTLGRGHFAVVKLARRVNTGQLVAVKIIDKTKLDVMATSHLLQEVRCMRLVQHPNVVRLYEVIDTPTTLYLVMELAEGGDLYDYIIRHEGGVAEGTAKRHFAQIVRAVAYCHQLHVVHRDLKPENVVFFPQQGAVKLTDFGFSNLFQPGTMLATSCGSLAYSAPEILLGEEYDAPAVDIWSLGVILYMLVCGVPPFQETNDSETLVMILDCRYSIPEHVSGDCRDLISRMLQKNPCRRASLEEIEDHDWLKGLDNALLSPEAPPHWLSGALSPSSPRSGMPECGDLLVARSSLQHGFTGPWQPSLSITLRPPPAEEPPLPKNLPALQQICEEEEEEEEEDEEDEEEEEEEEGSLEKEGESVASSLVAEPEKEAEEKFDEADGEEERKEDIVVILEEEVADKEEGAVEKDRDSECVISDQPVSHGDKGIHNTGAPPPSLPGLVVPCCQGQPDVTTTEEERDEEEPNNNTNKRPPSISASSARLNLNGKEAEREGEQDGKTEEGRRGDTLTDRSQTHNALGTRDEAAARAEQGKRHSIKLRERLFQFPLCEKALAFNIPTHNKPKILPLAQYNCCHVL